The following proteins come from a genomic window of Brevibacillus antibioticus:
- a CDS encoding sensor histidine kinase: protein MKNTEWKGYMTVLAVLLSLVTIYQFIAHQLFYDALKRDTITTWGEITARLVEQNPENEAEIMKVLTSHASYSSAYQEKGREIFRQYGLYEDLESELFPLLNKHISSHNQLIYWGLFCFGLMLLGASYLQHKMVFHKIRQLTSAAKKIIVGDYTVVINENKEGDLAKLAASFRSMKDIIRKSMQDLLEEKEFLAQMLQDISHQLKTPLSTISIYNEMLLNAELPRQQQVQLLQNNEVQISRMNVLIQNLLKVAKIDARAISFDKEPANLVETIEEVLDRLTGMISDKHIAINWDAPKEIVVAHDKLWMQEALLNLLKNAIEHSKPSSPIMIQIKDTPIYTELVIQDFGEGIVPKDLSHIFDRFYKATGSKKHDSTGIGLALVKAIIEAHHALIKVESEKDSFTRFTITFMKF from the coding sequence ATGAAGAATACCGAATGGAAAGGGTATATGACGGTACTGGCCGTTCTGTTATCTCTAGTTACTATTTACCAGTTTATTGCACACCAACTGTTTTATGATGCTTTGAAAAGAGACACCATTACAACCTGGGGTGAGATTACAGCTAGATTGGTTGAACAAAATCCAGAGAATGAAGCGGAAATTATGAAAGTCTTAACAAGTCACGCATCTTATTCAAGTGCATATCAGGAAAAAGGAAGAGAGATTTTTAGGCAGTATGGATTATATGAAGATTTGGAATCAGAGCTTTTTCCCTTATTAAATAAACATATTTCCAGCCATAATCAATTGATTTATTGGGGATTGTTTTGTTTCGGATTGATGCTGCTAGGTGCAAGCTATTTGCAACACAAGATGGTCTTTCATAAAATTAGACAACTTACTTCTGCAGCTAAAAAAATAATCGTTGGGGACTACACGGTAGTCATCAATGAAAATAAAGAAGGGGATCTTGCTAAACTAGCGGCTTCCTTTCGTTCCATGAAAGATATTATTCGAAAAAGCATGCAGGATCTTCTGGAAGAGAAAGAGTTTTTAGCACAAATGCTGCAAGATATCTCCCATCAATTAAAAACGCCGCTTTCAACGATATCCATCTACAATGAAATGTTGTTGAATGCAGAACTGCCTCGCCAGCAGCAAGTTCAACTCCTGCAAAATAATGAAGTTCAAATTTCCAGAATGAATGTCTTAATTCAAAATTTGTTAAAGGTAGCAAAAATCGACGCGAGAGCTATTTCATTTGATAAAGAGCCAGCTAATTTGGTGGAGACGATCGAGGAAGTTTTGGATCGCTTGACAGGCATGATCAGTGATAAGCATATTGCGATTAACTGGGATGCGCCGAAGGAAATCGTCGTTGCCCACGATAAACTATGGATGCAGGAAGCTTTGTTGAACCTGCTGAAGAATGCGATCGAGCATTCCAAACCCAGCAGCCCAATCATGATTCAAATAAAAGATACGCCGATCTATACGGAGTTGGTGATTCAAGACTTTGGAGAAGGAATTGTACCTAAAGATTTATCGCATATTTTTGATCGATTTTACAAAGCAACAGGATCTAAAAAACATGATTCGACAGGGATTGGGTTGGCGTTAGTCAAAGCCATTATCGAAGCACATCATGCCTTGATTAAAGTAGAGAGTGAGAAAGATAGCTTTACAAGATTTACGATTACTTTCATGAAGTTTTAA
- a CDS encoding response regulator transcription factor: MHKILLVEDDEALGLAIEFSLRNEGYAVVRASSVKEAKHQFDHHTFDLAILDVGLPDGNGYDLCLHFKKQNDSSVIIFLTALDEEANIVMGLDIGGDDYITKPFRVKEFMSRVKVQLRKRSRLENSSITLASENIKIDTNLVKVYRNQESIPLTNLEYKLLLTFMMNAHKALKRDDLLMKVSEGEDAFFDENTLSVYIKRLRDKVEDDPKNPEFIVTQRGLGYRWNKDVSRE, translated from the coding sequence TTGCATAAAATATTGCTTGTGGAAGATGATGAGGCGCTTGGTCTAGCCATCGAATTTTCATTGAGAAATGAAGGTTATGCGGTAGTCAGAGCCTCTAGTGTAAAAGAAGCGAAACACCAGTTTGATCATCATACTTTTGATTTAGCGATCCTAGATGTTGGCCTTCCAGATGGAAATGGCTATGATTTATGTCTGCATTTCAAAAAACAAAACGATTCATCGGTTATTATTTTCTTAACGGCCTTGGATGAAGAAGCAAATATAGTCATGGGCTTAGATATTGGCGGGGACGATTATATAACGAAACCTTTCCGAGTCAAGGAATTCATGTCCAGAGTGAAAGTGCAATTGCGCAAACGTAGCAGGTTGGAAAATTCCTCTATCACCTTAGCATCTGAAAATATAAAAATAGATACGAATCTCGTCAAGGTTTATAGAAATCAGGAAAGCATTCCATTAACCAATCTTGAATACAAGCTTCTGCTAACTTTCATGATGAACGCCCATAAAGCACTAAAAAGAGATGATCTCCTGATGAAAGTATCGGAAGGAGAAGATGCTTTTTTTGATGAAAATACGCTATCTGTATACATTAAGCGTCTACGAGATAAAGTGGAAGATGACCCCAAAAATCCGGAGTTTATCGTCACCCAAAGAGGATTAGGTTACCGGTGGAATAAGGATGTGAGTAGAGAGTAA
- a CDS encoding ABC transporter permease: MVSSYKQLSSRYLKGNMKRTILTLIGIILSVALISTVGLFMKGSQLSQIENVKKLNGFSFHIGISNYDEALVNKIKYNPQIASYGLMSQGGIVPVGDGDVSVQKNFADHSAMEFLTYSLVDGRLPANDREAVVDSWTLPYMKKGLQIGNSFAFDGQTYQLVGLLDNRAFTQKNKVGRFLTYKHDFAMGEGRILAEINEKGNFKEVLEEIKSLTEDENLVINEELIKVLKPGSNQSILAVLVIAISIVVIATVVVIYNAFQISVVERMKQFGLLRSIGATRKQIRQIVMREAAVLAVIAIPVGLVCSILAVAALQSIFSLILEDGADVSFFHIDWRILFISSIITLTAVLASSYYPAYFAGRISPLLAISSRLSIKKEAIKKHKNIVLRKPLSFPLSLALKNVKRNKNRYTITILSIIISSVLFITFSSMMDIAFASKYMKGLSTKSDLSVYLEQDHENFSAERQQILALLKSVENVSGVKEQDLRFEIDLKDKTQSLATVAHIEESIGKKHAITIVNYTDENKVKKDSELVIKVLVYSFITVISLIGSLNILNTITISIIIRRKELAALKSIGMSQRDLKRMIIYEALIYGFSGSLQGIFFGCILSYIIYLAASGVLRVEWTIPYKACLITFVSALFISFLSVLLPLRKIQQDNLIDVIREQ; this comes from the coding sequence TTGGTCAGCAGCTATAAACAATTAAGCAGCAGGTATTTAAAGGGGAATATGAAACGAACAATTTTGACTTTGATCGGAATCATACTCTCTGTAGCATTAATTTCCACAGTCGGCCTTTTTATGAAAGGATCACAACTATCCCAAATCGAGAACGTCAAGAAGTTAAACGGCTTTTCTTTTCATATCGGTATTTCCAATTACGATGAAGCACTAGTAAACAAAATCAAATATAATCCCCAAATAGCTTCGTATGGTTTGATGTCTCAGGGCGGGATCGTTCCGGTTGGAGATGGAGATGTTTCTGTTCAAAAGAATTTCGCTGATCATAGCGCCATGGAGTTTTTAACCTACAGTCTCGTTGATGGCAGATTACCAGCCAATGACCGTGAAGCAGTTGTCGATTCATGGACGCTTCCTTATATGAAAAAGGGTCTGCAGATCGGCAACTCATTTGCATTCGATGGTCAAACCTATCAACTGGTTGGTTTACTGGATAATCGCGCGTTCACTCAGAAAAATAAAGTGGGCCGTTTCCTAACCTATAAACATGATTTTGCTATGGGAGAGGGTAGGATCTTAGCCGAAATAAACGAGAAAGGGAACTTTAAAGAGGTTTTAGAGGAGATAAAATCACTTACAGAAGACGAGAATCTGGTTATCAATGAAGAATTGATCAAAGTTTTGAAACCGGGATCGAATCAATCGATTTTGGCCGTGCTCGTCATCGCCATCAGTATTGTTGTGATCGCGACAGTTGTTGTGATATACAACGCTTTTCAAATCAGCGTCGTAGAGCGAATGAAGCAGTTTGGCTTGCTCCGAAGCATCGGCGCTACGCGAAAGCAAATTAGACAAATCGTGATGAGAGAAGCTGCTGTGCTGGCTGTTATCGCCATACCGGTTGGACTTGTATGTAGCATATTGGCAGTTGCTGCTCTCCAATCCATTTTCTCGCTCATTTTAGAAGATGGTGCAGATGTTTCTTTCTTTCATATCGATTGGCGGATTTTATTTATCAGTTCAATCATTACGCTGACGGCTGTACTAGCGTCCAGTTATTATCCGGCTTATTTTGCGGGCAGAATATCCCCACTGCTGGCCATCAGCAGCAGGTTGTCCATTAAAAAAGAGGCGATCAAAAAACACAAGAATATCGTGCTGAGAAAGCCGTTATCTTTTCCCTTGAGCCTAGCCTTGAAAAATGTCAAAAGAAATAAAAATCGTTATACCATTACGATTCTATCTATCATTATATCCAGTGTATTGTTTATTACTTTCTCGTCTATGATGGATATCGCATTTGCATCCAAATATATGAAGGGCTTATCCACGAAATCAGATCTATCCGTCTATCTGGAACAAGATCATGAAAATTTTTCAGCAGAACGCCAGCAAATTTTGGCGCTTTTGAAGTCTGTTGAAAATGTATCCGGAGTGAAGGAACAGGACCTCCGTTTTGAAATCGATTTGAAGGATAAGACTCAATCACTTGCAACTGTTGCTCACATCGAGGAGTCTATTGGCAAAAAACACGCCATTACCATTGTGAATTACACCGATGAGAATAAAGTGAAGAAAGATTCGGAGCTCGTCATAAAAGTGCTGGTATACAGTTTTATCACAGTCATTTCTTTGATTGGCAGTCTCAATATCCTGAATACGATTACGATCAGCATCATCATCAGACGAAAAGAACTCGCTGCGTTAAAATCTATAGGCATGTCACAAAGGGATTTGAAAAGAATGATCATCTATGAAGCGCTGATTTACGGTTTTTCTGGAAGTTTGCAAGGGATCTTTTTCGGTTGTATACTTTCTTATATTATCTATTTGGCGGCTTCCGGTGTCTTGAGGGTTGAATGGACGATCCCGTACAAAGCTTGTCTCATTACGTTTGTTTCAGCTTTGTTCATCAGCTTTTTATCTGTTCTGCTACCACTGAGAAAAATCCAACAAGATAATCTTATCGATGTGATCAGGGAACAATAA
- a CDS encoding ABC transporter ATP-binding protein translates to MEVVRMENVVKSYGEGNSRVDALKGIHLSIQQGEFVSIVGVSGSGKSTLLHILGGLDRPTSGQVFIGDHNIYDYTDDELSIFRRRKVGFIFQFFNLIPVLNVQENIALPTLLDDEPIDMTYLDELIEILGLHERKDHLPSELSGGQQQRVSIGRALMNRPHLILADEPTGNLDTRNTKEVMDLLRLTARKYNQTIVLITHDLAIASASDRIITIEDGTIISDQRLAAN, encoded by the coding sequence GTGGAAGTTGTACGAATGGAAAACGTGGTGAAAAGTTATGGGGAAGGAAATAGCAGGGTGGATGCCTTAAAAGGGATTCACCTGTCGATTCAGCAAGGAGAGTTTGTTTCCATCGTTGGTGTTTCCGGCTCTGGTAAAAGTACACTGCTGCATATTTTAGGCGGGTTGGATCGTCCAACTTCAGGACAAGTATTCATTGGGGATCATAATATTTACGATTATACAGATGATGAGCTTTCGATATTTAGAAGAAGAAAAGTCGGGTTTATTTTTCAATTTTTTAATTTGATCCCGGTATTGAATGTCCAGGAAAATATCGCGTTGCCCACGTTATTGGATGATGAACCGATAGATATGACGTATTTGGATGAACTGATTGAAATCCTGGGTCTCCATGAACGAAAAGACCACTTGCCTTCCGAATTATCGGGCGGTCAACAGCAACGGGTCTCCATCGGCAGAGCCTTAATGAATCGGCCGCATTTGATTTTGGCGGATGAGCCCACAGGTAATCTGGATACACGAAATACGAAGGAAGTCATGGATTTATTACGATTGACTGCCAGGAAATACAATCAAACCATTGTCTTGATTACGCACGATCTTGCGATTGCTTCGGCTTCTGACCGGATCATCACGATAGAAGACGGTACGATCATTTCAGACCAACGGCTTGCTGCGAATTAG
- a CDS encoding lipoprotein BA_5634 family protein: MKKVIGFLVVIVIFAGIGFGVKRFVEGPSQAVDGVLVIGTENDANKVKELYKENTKQTIDYKMKLVTTKKVTKLSEQDQKETGQEFETRDIKYSVVTRSTAEQFVKKGILRARQDPDSSSIISDPVTSIKQLSNGQNLFYSLSDYEMKNNQIDLNGQMVPVAYVKHQMWIGYIPQADLVIVDDQTYNQLAEAESTLSLIQFENRSFDYKKKDKVNQVLQEIGDVYANSEDKVNFVDVQD; encoded by the coding sequence ATGAAAAAAGTAATAGGTTTCTTGGTGGTTATTGTTATTTTTGCAGGGATTGGATTCGGAGTAAAACGATTTGTAGAAGGTCCATCACAAGCGGTCGATGGCGTGCTCGTTATTGGCACAGAAAACGATGCGAATAAGGTCAAGGAGTTGTATAAAGAGAACACCAAACAGACGATTGACTACAAAATGAAATTGGTTACAACGAAAAAAGTGACGAAATTGTCAGAGCAAGATCAGAAAGAAACGGGTCAAGAATTTGAAACAAGAGATATCAAGTATTCAGTTGTTACTCGATCCACAGCTGAGCAATTCGTCAAAAAGGGGATTCTCAGAGCTAGACAAGATCCAGACAGCTCATCCATTATTTCAGACCCTGTCACCAGCATCAAACAATTATCGAATGGTCAAAATCTGTTTTACTCTTTAAGTGATTATGAAATGAAGAATAACCAAATCGATTTGAACGGCCAGATGGTACCTGTTGCGTATGTGAAACATCAGATGTGGATCGGGTATATTCCACAAGCTGATCTTGTTATTGTTGACGACCAGACTTACAACCAATTAGCCGAAGCAGAGTCTACGCTCTCCTTGATCCAGTTTGAAAATCGAAGCTTCGATTATAAGAAGAAAGATAAGGTGAACCAGGTCTTACAGGAAATCGGGGACGTATATGCAAATAGCGAAGACAAAGTAAACTTCGTAGACGTACAAGATTGA
- the katG gene encoding catalase/peroxidase HPI gives MDSMATANTGKCPFSHGSTTNHNPSATSNKHWWPNQLNLNILHQHDRKSNPMGEDFHYAEEFKKLDYQALKQDLYDLMTNSQDWWPADYGHYGPLFIRMAWHSAGTYRTGDGRGGAGTGTQRFAPLNSWPDNANLDKARRLLWPIKQKYGNKISWADLLILAGNAAIESMGGKTIGFGGGRADVWHPEEDIYWGAEKDWLGDKRYTGDRELENPLAAVQMGLIYVNPEGPNGNPDPLASARDIRETFKRMGMNDEETVALVAGGHTFGKAHGAGDAALVGPEPEAAPVEAMGLGWQSTHGSGIGRDAISSGIEGAWTANPTQWDNGFFELLFGYEWELTKSPAGAYQWAAVNPADEHLAPDAEDASVRVPTMMTTADMALRLDPAYEKISRRYYENPEEFADAFASAWFKLTHRDMGPRSRYLGPEVPAEDFIWQDPVPAAEYALTDADVAELKTRILDSGLTVSELVTTAWASACTFRGSDMRGGANGARICLAPQKEWEVNEPKKLEKVLTILGVIQEDFGKKVSMADLIVLGGSAAVEKAAHDAGFDVTVPFAPGRGDATQEQTDEESFAVLEPIADGFRNYLKKQYRVSPAELLIDKAQLLNLTAPEMTALVGGMRVIGTNHGGTQHGVFTDRVGILTNDFFVNVLDMGVQWKPVDGGVFEGCDRKTGEVLRTATAVDLVFGSNSVLRAIAEVYAQDDNKEKFVRDFIAAWVKVMNADRFDLKEA, from the coding sequence ATGGACTCTATGGCAACAGCTAACACTGGAAAGTGCCCGTTTTCACACGGTAGCACTACAAATCACAACCCTAGTGCTACGTCGAACAAACACTGGTGGCCCAACCAGTTGAACTTGAACATCCTGCATCAGCATGACAGAAAATCGAACCCGATGGGCGAAGATTTTCATTATGCAGAAGAGTTCAAAAAGCTGGACTACCAGGCTCTAAAACAGGATCTTTATGATCTTATGACAAACAGCCAAGATTGGTGGCCTGCCGACTACGGACATTACGGGCCATTATTTATCCGTATGGCTTGGCACTCCGCTGGTACATATCGTACAGGAGACGGCCGTGGTGGTGCTGGAACCGGCACACAACGTTTTGCGCCACTTAACAGCTGGCCAGACAATGCCAACCTTGATAAAGCTCGTCGACTGCTATGGCCGATCAAGCAAAAATATGGAAACAAGATCTCTTGGGCCGATTTGCTTATTTTAGCAGGTAATGCTGCTATTGAATCCATGGGCGGGAAGACAATCGGTTTTGGAGGCGGACGCGCGGACGTTTGGCATCCAGAAGAAGATATTTACTGGGGTGCTGAAAAGGATTGGCTAGGCGATAAGCGTTACACCGGAGATCGTGAGCTCGAGAATCCGCTTGCTGCTGTTCAAATGGGTCTGATTTATGTGAACCCAGAAGGTCCGAACGGGAATCCAGATCCCCTTGCAAGTGCTCGTGACATCCGCGAAACCTTCAAACGCATGGGAATGAACGATGAAGAAACCGTTGCACTCGTGGCAGGTGGCCATACATTTGGGAAGGCTCACGGTGCTGGAGATGCAGCTCTTGTTGGCCCAGAGCCGGAAGCTGCTCCTGTGGAAGCAATGGGCTTAGGATGGCAGAGCACACACGGTTCCGGTATAGGTCGCGACGCCATCTCCAGCGGTATTGAAGGTGCCTGGACTGCGAATCCGACACAATGGGATAATGGTTTCTTTGAACTATTGTTCGGCTATGAATGGGAGCTGACCAAGAGCCCTGCAGGTGCATACCAATGGGCTGCTGTAAATCCTGCTGATGAGCATCTTGCACCAGATGCAGAAGATGCATCCGTTCGTGTACCAACGATGATGACCACTGCGGATATGGCCTTACGTCTGGATCCAGCATACGAAAAGATTTCTCGTCGTTACTATGAGAATCCAGAGGAGTTTGCAGATGCATTTGCAAGTGCATGGTTCAAACTCACACACCGTGACATGGGGCCTCGCTCAAGATATTTGGGCCCAGAAGTTCCAGCAGAAGATTTCATCTGGCAAGATCCTGTACCCGCTGCTGAATATGCATTAACAGATGCCGATGTAGCAGAACTAAAAACGCGGATCTTAGACTCGGGCCTTACCGTAAGCGAGCTGGTAACAACGGCTTGGGCTTCCGCATGTACCTTCCGTGGCTCTGACATGCGAGGAGGCGCAAATGGTGCTCGTATCTGTCTTGCTCCACAAAAGGAGTGGGAAGTGAATGAACCTAAAAAACTAGAAAAAGTGCTTACGATCCTGGGAGTCATTCAAGAGGACTTTGGTAAAAAAGTCAGCATGGCTGATTTGATTGTACTCGGCGGTAGTGCCGCAGTCGAAAAAGCTGCACATGATGCTGGTTTTGATGTAACGGTTCCTTTTGCCCCAGGACGAGGCGATGCAACACAAGAGCAGACAGATGAAGAAAGCTTTGCTGTGCTCGAGCCAATCGCTGATGGTTTCCGGAACTATCTGAAGAAGCAATATCGTGTAAGTCCTGCAGAGCTCTTGATAGACAAGGCACAGCTATTAAACCTGACTGCTCCGGAAATGACTGCACTCGTTGGCGGTATGCGTGTTATCGGTACAAACCACGGTGGCACACAACACGGTGTTTTCACGGATCGCGTAGGTATACTCACGAACGACTTCTTTGTTAACGTGCTAGACATGGGCGTACAGTGGAAGCCTGTAGACGGAGGCGTATTTGAAGGCTGTGATCGAAAAACTGGAGAAGTCCTACGTACAGCAACAGCTGTAGACCTCGTGTTCGGTTCAAACTCCGTTCTACGTGCCATTGCAGAAGTTTATGCGCAAGACGATAACAAAGAAAAGTTTGTGCGTGACTTCATAGCGGCATGGGTGAAGGTAATGAATGCAGATCGTTTCGATCTTAAAGAAGCATAA
- a CDS encoding GNAT family N-acetyltransferase, with amino-acid sequence MTVPGFSQTITDFWRKQFLNGDVLYSDESFTVAINPALEEDSRVMVLETSDGRVMAVLTPALVDKIDLSQQQSLSESIFRQKLIEAGVTLHGADYLFYFSKADKNAMLQENLEGDLRRLTEEDESVFFEFTSSASEQDLDDAYVELDHWAVFGSFEQNRLVSAASMYPWKKEVQIADLGVLTLTSFRGKGHARKVVRSICKYAYGQGYEPQYRCQLDNHVSTALAKAAGFTLFGKWEVISPDSTD; translated from the coding sequence ATGACTGTACCCGGATTTTCTCAAACGATCACTGACTTTTGGCGGAAGCAATTTTTGAACGGTGACGTCCTCTATAGCGACGAATCTTTTACTGTTGCTATAAACCCTGCACTTGAAGAAGACAGTCGGGTCATGGTGCTGGAAACCTCCGACGGACGTGTGATGGCGGTATTGACGCCTGCGCTGGTTGATAAGATAGACCTTTCTCAACAACAGTCCTTGTCTGAGTCGATCTTTCGCCAGAAATTGATTGAAGCGGGCGTCACGCTGCATGGCGCAGACTATCTTTTTTATTTTTCAAAAGCTGATAAGAACGCAATGTTGCAAGAAAACCTCGAAGGTGACTTGCGCCGGCTAACTGAGGAAGATGAGTCGGTTTTTTTCGAGTTCACATCATCCGCCTCGGAACAAGACTTGGATGACGCTTATGTTGAATTGGATCACTGGGCAGTGTTCGGTTCTTTTGAGCAAAATCGCCTGGTCAGCGCTGCCAGTATGTACCCATGGAAAAAGGAAGTGCAAATTGCAGATCTTGGTGTACTGACGCTGACGTCCTTTAGAGGAAAAGGCCACGCCCGCAAAGTGGTGCGTTCCATCTGCAAATACGCCTATGGTCAAGGATACGAACCGCAGTACCGATGCCAACTCGATAACCATGTGTCTACTGCATTGGCGAAGGCAGCGGGTTTCACACTGTTTGGAAAATGGGAAGTGATTTCTCCGGACTCAACTGACTGA
- a CDS encoding class I SAM-dependent methyltransferase has protein sequence MGNIWNERFHSDEYYYGEEPNVFIQQQAFRLEQGQKVIAFAEGEGRNAVFLAKRNHIVTAIDYAESGLQKTKKLARKHGVDVQTQKIDLLEEDVPREEYDAAIMVYGHFHKEAQTSVLNKMKKAIKPKGLLMLEVFSKEQVKYRTGGPPEIEMLYDPKDILAWCEGHEVIHFFYGEQERVAGKAHNGLAHVIQLVLRKCTQ, from the coding sequence ATGGGGAATATTTGGAATGAGAGGTTTCATTCGGATGAATATTATTACGGGGAAGAACCTAACGTTTTTATTCAACAACAAGCGTTTCGGCTAGAACAAGGTCAAAAAGTGATTGCGTTTGCAGAGGGTGAAGGCCGGAATGCTGTTTTTCTAGCAAAAAGAAATCATATTGTGACAGCGATTGACTATGCGGAGAGCGGCTTGCAGAAAACGAAAAAACTGGCTCGGAAGCATGGCGTTGACGTACAGACCCAAAAAATTGACCTTTTGGAGGAAGATGTCCCGCGTGAGGAATATGACGCCGCCATTATGGTATATGGACATTTTCATAAAGAAGCGCAGACCTCGGTTCTTAATAAAATGAAAAAGGCGATAAAGCCCAAAGGACTTCTGATGCTTGAGGTCTTCTCCAAGGAACAAGTAAAGTATAGGACGGGCGGCCCTCCAGAAATTGAAATGCTATATGATCCCAAAGATATTCTTGCTTGGTGCGAAGGTCATGAGGTGATCCATTTCTTCTATGGTGAACAAGAGCGTGTGGCAGGTAAGGCGCACAATGGTTTAGCCCATGTCATTCAGCTTGTATTAAGGAAGTGTACACAATGA
- a CDS encoding MerR family transcriptional regulator, with protein MKSEITISELAKLMNVSVHQIRYFEEKGVLLPAYVDNNQYRMYSMDQVYQLAHILLLRKLGVPVQSIKECMTSYSANQYGQLLHHSLREIKAEILRLQELQDFINRVLHEQKNFISHSNDYQIKCRETTYLARWIEMDSQMKLNAKLLTEQAKSVPNLFESDIHFIEDGSGTITLYTETEAPGDFTLPSGKYLSTQRLIHEDDELEQLIEQFYAYAVAQSYGIQGPLILIERSYLSLFSPSQLHYDRRALPPVKLKSF; from the coding sequence ATGAAGAGTGAAATCACCATTAGCGAATTAGCCAAGCTTATGAATGTGTCTGTTCATCAGATTCGTTATTTTGAAGAGAAAGGAGTTCTTCTACCTGCTTACGTAGATAATAATCAGTACAGGATGTACAGCATGGATCAAGTTTACCAGCTCGCACATATTCTGCTGCTGCGCAAATTGGGGGTGCCTGTCCAGTCGATTAAAGAATGTATGACTTCCTATTCTGCTAATCAATACGGGCAGCTACTCCATCATTCTTTACGAGAAATAAAGGCAGAGATACTTCGCCTTCAAGAACTTCAAGATTTCATAAACAGGGTATTGCATGAACAAAAGAATTTTATTTCGCACTCCAATGACTACCAAATAAAGTGTCGTGAAACTACCTATTTGGCACGGTGGATAGAAATGGATTCACAAATGAAGCTAAACGCCAAACTGTTAACTGAACAGGCCAAGTCTGTCCCGAACTTGTTCGAATCGGACATTCATTTTATCGAGGATGGTTCCGGAACCATTACGTTATACACGGAAACAGAAGCGCCAGGCGACTTTACGTTGCCCAGCGGCAAATATCTTTCTACCCAGAGGCTGATCCATGAAGATGATGAGCTTGAACAATTGATTGAACAATTTTACGCCTATGCTGTAGCACAGTCTTATGGTATCCAGGGACCCTTGATCCTCATTGAAAGATCTTACTTATCCCTATTTAGTCCAAGCCAACTGCACTATGATCGGCGAGCGCTCCCTCCTGTGAAACTCAAGTCTTTTTGA